The region AAAAGGCTGGAGGCTAGGCTTTCAGTGACTGACCACCATCAAACTAGAGTGACTTTTACTTTTTAGTGTTCAGATTTCTGTCTTCAAATTATGTAGTCCTGGTCAGTTACGGTCACTGCTAGATTGTACTACCCGAAACTGAGCCCAGCCATGTCAATCCATTCTTACTCAGTGTCTAAAAACTGTTGACTAGAGACCTGCTCTTACCCACCCATTCACGCAAAATTGTAAACAAGTAGTATGGTTTCGGTCTGACCATGAAATCTTGTTTGCCCCTAGTATAAGTTATATAAACTAGATGATGAGTTGTTATCCAGAATTGATAACACAGGAAGAAAGTAGATGATGAGATTACATGAGAGAATAAAGAAGGGTGTGAGAAATAGGGCAGAGAGAACAAAATGAGATTATGTTCGCAACAAAGATAACATGGTGTGCCCAATATTTGGTTTAAGATGGAGCTTAAGGTTACCATAGGAAGTCTAAGTTTTAAATTTACATTTGAAATTCATGAAGAAGTATTGTGCTCTATCAAATTTATGAAAATTGACAAGAGAAGAGACTTACTTGTATAAGTAGGCGGCAATTCCCAGAATTATAATCAACAAAACAATATCAATACAGAAGTTTCGACTGGATCGAAGCTGGATAAAAGCCAAAAATCATATAAGATTCAGAAGCAAAATTATCACcaataaaaatcaaaataaatggaaatCTAAGACCAAGTGAGTTGTAGTTAGATAACCTGATTCACCGTGTCTTTAAGTCTAACATTAGTATTCTTAAGATCAGATGATGCCCTGTCCACCTGTAAAGATGACAAACAATTGCATCATATTATTTCAACTTTTTAACTTAAACTTCAAACGCATAAATTCCCTTGCGTTCAGGCTTTGTTATAAGTACATAAGAACATGCAAAATTTGAAAAATCTCACCTTGGTATCAATCTCATCCATCAAGGGAACTTGTCTATCCAGTTCCTGTACTCATCATATAAATGAAGTATTACAAACACGCAGCCACATGAGGGAAGACATAAAAAGTAAACGACAACTGACCTCATTCATATCATGTGCCATGTCTTTCAAAGTATCCAACCCTTCTGCAATCATATCCAAACCTTGATCCTAAAAAGTTAACGTCCAATTagattttgaagttgaaactATTGCAGGAGTAATAATAATGAACACAGCAAACCTCAAAAAACTGCTAAAAGTTACTTGCCTGTTTTATTCTACGCATTTCATATTCCTGTCTGAATTGACTAGATTGCTCAGTTGATTTGAAGTATTCGTCATCAAATCGGCCATCTGTAAATAAGACGATTCAACCATTCACACATAACGAATGGAGCTGATTCTTAACACCCCCAAAGAAAACACAATAAACGCTATAGCCACTGATAAGAGACGCGGATAGCTTCAATTACCCGAATCAAATTTAATTTCAGCGCGTGAGGCAGAAGAAGCTGCCCAGCCACCAGTTTGTTTTGGCGCAACAGGAGTCCCATCTGGGATAGCCTGGATTCTTTCCGGTAATGCAAGAACCAGATCATTACGGGCGGCAAACTCTTGCGACGAAAGCCCTTTTACCTATTAATACATTAGATCACGCATCATTCAAATATCCAGTCAATAACTTATAACCATTGCATGCTATCAAGCTACTTAGatcaaaataaacaaacaatTGAACAAGATTGTTGAGAACTCACAATTAAAATGCCTCAAACTTTAAATTACTCATTCCAGATTAAATTAAATTCTATAAACAAAAGCAAACAAAAAAAACAACCTTTTTGACAGCCAACCTCTGCAACTTGGGAACTTCCTCCAACAACCGAGACTTGGTACGACGAATCTCCGCATTGATCGCTACAGCAGATGCCTTCCCTCTCTCCTTGGAAGCGGTTTCTGCTTTCTACAtacaaaaaaaatcaataaataaaaACAATTGAGTACGTTTACCATTAGAAAACACAAATTAGGGCACGAATTTGTGGTTTTTTTTATGAGGCTACCTGAAGTAGGCTTTCAATGTCGGAGTCGACGGAGGCGTAGAGTCTGACGAAAGCATCGTCGCCGGTGACATTGGCATCCTTGTTCTTGTCGAGGTCGTATTTGTCGTACTTTTTACAAATGGAATCAACTCGGGTTAGAAGGTCGATGACGCTCATGGTGGTGGTGTTTTGGGATCAAAATCGGATCTTGACTAGAGTCAACAACAGCAAGTGGTGAATTGGGAGTTCGATCTGCTTGTTTCAGTTGTGGCTTAACTCAAAAAGGATTTCAAAGGAGAGAGACCATGGACACAGCTGTAACAAGTTGCTACAAAGCAgttctttattttttattttaaattagataaataaataattatttttttgaCAAATTAATTTTCACAATCTTGAACAAAAATATATCCTTATAAAAAAGGAAGAGTGAAAAAAACAATAAGTAGGTAACAACTTCCAAGGATTATTTATGAAATATACTAAAAAAACAAATTTTATAGAATATGTTTTCATATTCatttataaaattataaaatttgtTTAGATTGAggttaatattttatttttttaaataaaatttaattgcatatatttatttaaatattttattatattttaaaaaaaatatgtGGTGGTAATTTGGTAAAACTTTTAgatttaattaaataaagaaGACGGGATACCGTGTGTATTCAAGATATGAAATTAGAGATCATTGAAGTGATGTTAGGGATGACGTTGTTGGGTAGTACATAGATGGGTTTTTCTTATCGGACTATGGTCAGAAAGTGGAGGAAATTCTAATTCAGGGAAGGTGATTTTTTCGATCAGGTTTGACCATGAGTTGATTGTGAGCATGTTTATAGAAAGGATGAGCAATAGTTTTATGTGGCTAATGTTTATGCTTCGAGCATATCTAATTGTAAATATTTGTTATGGAAGTTGTTAAGTTGTTTTTATTTGTAATCAGAATGGCTCATAACGTGAatcaaagttgatttaaagaaCAATGTTTTGCATTTTAGTTTTTATGATAATAAGAGAAATTATAATGTTTAACGGGTGTTAATTATGTATATCACTTATAATAAGATTCTTTATAATCTATCATCTAGAAAAAGTAAAGATGATTCTACAAATAATCCTGGTCTGAATGAATTTTAAATATTTCATCTAACAAGTGATCATAAGCATTTTGGTATTGCATTGCTAAAGCAACTTTTAGACGTGTGTCATGGTGATTCACTCTAGTATCTACCGGTATAAACTTTCAATGTTATTCTCTAAAGATAAGTACTCAAGATATGTTAGGTTTCTCTTGTCAACTCTAAGCTTTAAAGTCAACA is a window of Lathyrus oleraceus cultivar Zhongwan6 chromosome 6, CAAS_Psat_ZW6_1.0, whole genome shotgun sequence DNA encoding:
- the LOC127091349 gene encoding syntaxin-71; protein product: MSVIDLLTRVDSICKKYDKYDLDKNKDANVTGDDAFVRLYASVDSDIESLLQKAETASKERGKASAVAINAEIRRTKSRLLEEVPKLQRLAVKKVKGLSSQEFAARNDLVLALPERIQAIPDGTPVAPKQTGGWAASSASRAEIKFDSDGRFDDEYFKSTEQSSQFRQEYEMRRIKQDQGLDMIAEGLDTLKDMAHDMNEELDRQVPLMDEIDTKVDRASSDLKNTNVRLKDTVNQLRSSRNFCIDIVLLIIILGIAAYLYNVLK